From the Leptolyngbya sp. O-77 genome, one window contains:
- a CDS encoding rubredoxin codes for MSGVESSAEAIDPRTLDRHECGACGYIYEPVKGDSLGKITAGTPFEELPTDWRCPVCGARTARFTNIGPAGSPSGFKENLGYGFGVNTLTPGQKNLLIFGGLAIAVLFFLSLYGLQ; via the coding sequence ATGAGTGGTGTAGAAAGCAGTGCAGAGGCAATCGATCCAAGGACGCTCGACCGCCACGAGTGCGGCGCTTGTGGCTATATCTATGAGCCAGTCAAAGGCGATAGCCTGGGCAAAATTACAGCCGGAACCCCATTTGAAGAACTGCCGACTGACTGGCGCTGTCCCGTTTGCGGGGCCCGCACCGCTCGGTTTACAAACATCGGGCCAGCGGGCAGCCCTTCTGGCTTCAAGGAGAACCTGGGCTACGGATTTGGCGTGAACACGCTCACACCGGGTCAGAAGAATTTGCTGATTTTTGGTGGGCTGGCGATCGCCGTTCTGTTTTTCCTCAGCCTCTACGGCTTGCAGTAG